One genomic segment of Syngnathus acus chromosome 1, fSynAcu1.2, whole genome shotgun sequence includes these proteins:
- the LOC119121842 gene encoding CMRF35-like molecule 5 isoform X2, which yields MEILFLVIAFLMHGTANTETEVTGISGENIIITCSRDDRSDDIKYFCEKNCKYDDDVLIKSRGRRWYSKGRYSIIDDGKTFRVKISQLTKKDAGTYWCGWEQWIKDDYEKVVLTVREGTTKAPNKTTTNQTEQFRSSTPSSTKQDKPATNPTEQFRPSTPSSKPDRDSTDKPTTNPTEQFHQSTQSSMKPLYIGAILGVITLTLALVLLIYFKKQKRKISTYSEKAMDETPGYATVSGEKIKSSDALPSSTAQSQDTSKYSDSLISPDSLVYSTVSHSHMNSSQVSKQSPNVTYATILITNESESVYCNV from the exons ATGGAGATACTTTTCCTTGTAATCGCATTTCTTATGCATG GGACAGCAAACACGGAGACGGAAGTCACAGGAATATCTGGGGAAAACATTATAATAACATGCTCTCGCGACGATCGATCTGATGACATCAAATACTTCTGCGAGAAAAACTGTAAATATGATGACGATGTCCTAATAAAAAGCAGAGGGAGGAGATGGTATTCAAAAGGAAGATACAGCATAATAGATGATGGaaaaacattcagagttaAAATCTCTCAGCTGACAAAGAAGGATGCTGGTACCTACTGGTGTGGATGGGAACAATGGATTAAAGATGATTACGAAAAGGTTGTCCTCACTGTCAGAGAAG GAACAACAAAAGCACCcaacaagacaacaacaaaccaAACTGAGCAATTTCGTTCAAGTACTCCATCCTCTA ccaaacaagacaagccaGCAACAAACCCAACTGAGCAATTTCGTCCAAGTACTCCATCCTCTA AGCCTGATCGCGACAGCACTG acaagccaACAACAAACCCAACTGAGCAATTTCATCAAAGTACCCAATCCTCTA TGAAACCATTGTACATTGGAGCAATCCTTGGAGTAATCACACTCACCCTGGCATTAGTTCTTCTCATATActtcaaaaagcaaaaaaggaaGATTAGCACATATTCTG AAAAAGCAATGGACGAGACCCCAGGGTATGCAACGGTTTCCGGAGAAAAGATCAAATCATCTGATGCCCTGCCGTCATCTACAGCTCAAAGCCAGGATACCAGCAAATATAGTGATTCCCTGATTTCCCCAGACAGTCTAGTCTATTCCACTGTCAGCCACAGCCATATGAACAGCAGCCAGGTCTCCAAACAGTCTCCAAACGTGACATACGCCACCATTCTCATCACAAATGAATCTGAATCAGTGTACTGCAATGTCTGA
- the LOC119121842 gene encoding CMRF35-like molecule 5 isoform X15, with amino-acid sequence MEILFLVIAFLMHGTANTETEVTGISGENIIITCSRYDLFNYIKYFCEKNCGHDDDVLIKSKWMRWYSKGRYSIIDDGKTFRVKISQLTKKDAGTYWCGWDQPDLIDNYEKVVLTVREGTTKAPKQDKPATNPTEQFRPSTPSSMKPLYIGAILGVITLTLALVLLIYFKKQKRKISTYSEKAMDETPGYATVSGEKIKSSDALPSSTAQSQDTSKYSDSLISPDSLVYSTVSHSHMNSSQVSKQSPNVTYATILITNESESVYCNV; translated from the exons ATGGAGATACTTTTCCTTGTAATCGCATTTCTTATGCATG GGACAGCAAACACGGAGACGGAAGTCACAGGAATATCTGGGGAAAACATTATAATAAC ATGCTCTCGCTACGATCTATTTAATTACATCAAATACTTCTGCGAGAAAAACTGTGGTCATGATGACGATGTCCTAATAAAAAGCAAGTGGATGAGATGGTATTCAAAAGGAAGATACAGCATAATAGATGATGGaaaaacattcagagttaAAATCTCTCAGCTGACAAAGAAAGATGCTGGTACCTACTGGTGTGGATGGGATCAACCGGATCTAATAGATAATTACGAAAAAGTTGTCCTCACTGTCAGAGAAG GAACAACAAAAGCacccaaacaagacaagccaGCAACAAACCCAACTGAGCAATTTCGTCCAAGTACTCCATCCTCTA TGAAACCATTGTACATTGGAGCAATCCTTGGAGTAATCACACTCACCCTGGCATTAGTTCTTCTCATATActtcaaaaagcaaaaaaggaaGATTAGCACATATTCTG AAAAAGCAATGGACGAGACCCCAGGGTATGCAACGGTTTCCGGAGAAAAGATCAAATCATCTGATGCCCTGCCGTCATCTACAGCTCAAAGCCAGGATACCAGCAAATATAGTGATTCCCTGATTTCCCCAGACAGTCTAGTCTATTCCACTGTCAGCCACAGCCATATGAACAGCAGCCAGGTCTCCAAACAGTCTCCAAACGTGACATACGCCACCATTCTCATCACAAATGAATCTGAATCAGTGTACTGCAATGTCTGA
- the LOC119121842 gene encoding CMRF35-like molecule 5 isoform X11, with protein MEILFLVIAFLMHGTANTETEVTGISGENIIITCSRYDLFNYIKYFCEKNCGHDDDVLIKSKWMRWYSKGRYSIIDDGKTFRVKISQLTKKDAGTYWCGWDQPDLIDNYEKVVLTVREGTTKAPKQDKPATNPTEQFRPSTPSSTKQDKPTTNPTEQFHQSTQSSMKPLYIGAILGVITLTLALVLLIYFKKQKRKISTYSEKAMDETPGYATVSGEKIKSSDALPSSTAQSQDTSKYSDSLISPDSLVYSTVSHSHMNSSQVSKQSPNVTYATILITNESESVYCNV; from the exons ATGGAGATACTTTTCCTTGTAATCGCATTTCTTATGCATG GGACAGCAAACACGGAGACGGAAGTCACAGGAATATCTGGGGAAAACATTATAATAAC ATGCTCTCGCTACGATCTATTTAATTACATCAAATACTTCTGCGAGAAAAACTGTGGTCATGATGACGATGTCCTAATAAAAAGCAAGTGGATGAGATGGTATTCAAAAGGAAGATACAGCATAATAGATGATGGaaaaacattcagagttaAAATCTCTCAGCTGACAAAGAAAGATGCTGGTACCTACTGGTGTGGATGGGATCAACCGGATCTAATAGATAATTACGAAAAAGTTGTCCTCACTGTCAGAGAAG GAACAACAAAAGCacccaaacaagacaagccaGCAACAAACCCAACTGAGCAATTTCGTCCAAGTACTCCATCCTCTA caaaacaagacaagccaACAACAAACCCAACTGAGCAATTTCATCAAAGTACCCAATCCTCTA TGAAACCATTGTACATTGGAGCAATCCTTGGAGTAATCACACTCACCCTGGCATTAGTTCTTCTCATATActtcaaaaagcaaaaaaggaaGATTAGCACATATTCTG AAAAAGCAATGGACGAGACCCCAGGGTATGCAACGGTTTCCGGAGAAAAGATCAAATCATCTGATGCCCTGCCGTCATCTACAGCTCAAAGCCAGGATACCAGCAAATATAGTGATTCCCTGATTTCCCCAGACAGTCTAGTCTATTCCACTGTCAGCCACAGCCATATGAACAGCAGCCAGGTCTCCAAACAGTCTCCAAACGTGACATACGCCACCATTCTCATCACAAATGAATCTGAATCAGTGTACTGCAATGTCTGA
- the LOC119121842 gene encoding CMRF35-like molecule 5 isoform X13: MEILFLVIAFLMHGTANTETEVTGISGENIIITCSRYDLFNYIKYFCEKNCGHDDDVLIKSKWMRWYSKGRYSIIDDGKTFRVKISQLTKKDAGTYWCGWDQPDLIDNYEKVVLTVREGTTKAPKQDKPATNPTEQFRPSTPSSNKPTTNPTEQFHQSTQSSMKPLYIGAILGVITLTLALVLLIYFKKQKRKISTYSEKAMDETPGYATVSGEKIKSSDALPSSTAQSQDTSKYSDSLISPDSLVYSTVSHSHMNSSQVSKQSPNVTYATILITNESESVYCNV, encoded by the exons ATGGAGATACTTTTCCTTGTAATCGCATTTCTTATGCATG GGACAGCAAACACGGAGACGGAAGTCACAGGAATATCTGGGGAAAACATTATAATAAC ATGCTCTCGCTACGATCTATTTAATTACATCAAATACTTCTGCGAGAAAAACTGTGGTCATGATGACGATGTCCTAATAAAAAGCAAGTGGATGAGATGGTATTCAAAAGGAAGATACAGCATAATAGATGATGGaaaaacattcagagttaAAATCTCTCAGCTGACAAAGAAAGATGCTGGTACCTACTGGTGTGGATGGGATCAACCGGATCTAATAGATAATTACGAAAAAGTTGTCCTCACTGTCAGAGAAG GAACAACAAAAGCacccaaacaagacaagccaGCAACAAACCCAACTGAGCAATTTCGTCCAAGTACTCCATCCTCTA acaagccaACAACAAACCCAACTGAGCAATTTCATCAAAGTACCCAATCCTCTA TGAAACCATTGTACATTGGAGCAATCCTTGGAGTAATCACACTCACCCTGGCATTAGTTCTTCTCATATActtcaaaaagcaaaaaaggaaGATTAGCACATATTCTG AAAAAGCAATGGACGAGACCCCAGGGTATGCAACGGTTTCCGGAGAAAAGATCAAATCATCTGATGCCCTGCCGTCATCTACAGCTCAAAGCCAGGATACCAGCAAATATAGTGATTCCCTGATTTCCCCAGACAGTCTAGTCTATTCCACTGTCAGCCACAGCCATATGAACAGCAGCCAGGTCTCCAAACAGTCTCCAAACGTGACATACGCCACCATTCTCATCACAAATGAATCTGAATCAGTGTACTGCAATGTCTGA
- the LOC119121842 gene encoding CMRF35-like molecule 5 isoform X8 has protein sequence MEILFLVIAFLMHGTANTETEVTGISGENIIITCSRYDLFNYIKYFCEKNCGHDDDVLIKSKWMRWYSKGRYSIIDDGKTFRVKISQLTKKDAGTYWCGWDQPDLIDNYEKVVLTVREGTTKAPKQDKPATNPTEQFRPSTPSSKPDRDSTDKPTTNPTEQFHQSTQSSMKPLYIGAILGVITLTLALVLLIYFKKQKRKISTYSEKAMDETPGYATVSGEKIKSSDALPSSTAQSQDTSKYSDSLISPDSLVYSTVSHSHMNSSQVSKQSPNVTYATILITNESESVYCNV, from the exons ATGGAGATACTTTTCCTTGTAATCGCATTTCTTATGCATG GGACAGCAAACACGGAGACGGAAGTCACAGGAATATCTGGGGAAAACATTATAATAAC ATGCTCTCGCTACGATCTATTTAATTACATCAAATACTTCTGCGAGAAAAACTGTGGTCATGATGACGATGTCCTAATAAAAAGCAAGTGGATGAGATGGTATTCAAAAGGAAGATACAGCATAATAGATGATGGaaaaacattcagagttaAAATCTCTCAGCTGACAAAGAAAGATGCTGGTACCTACTGGTGTGGATGGGATCAACCGGATCTAATAGATAATTACGAAAAAGTTGTCCTCACTGTCAGAGAAG GAACAACAAAAGCacccaaacaagacaagccaGCAACAAACCCAACTGAGCAATTTCGTCCAAGTACTCCATCCTCTA AGCCTGATCGCGACAGCACTG acaagccaACAACAAACCCAACTGAGCAATTTCATCAAAGTACCCAATCCTCTA TGAAACCATTGTACATTGGAGCAATCCTTGGAGTAATCACACTCACCCTGGCATTAGTTCTTCTCATATActtcaaaaagcaaaaaaggaaGATTAGCACATATTCTG AAAAAGCAATGGACGAGACCCCAGGGTATGCAACGGTTTCCGGAGAAAAGATCAAATCATCTGATGCCCTGCCGTCATCTACAGCTCAAAGCCAGGATACCAGCAAATATAGTGATTCCCTGATTTCCCCAGACAGTCTAGTCTATTCCACTGTCAGCCACAGCCATATGAACAGCAGCCAGGTCTCCAAACAGTCTCCAAACGTGACATACGCCACCATTCTCATCACAAATGAATCTGAATCAGTGTACTGCAATGTCTGA
- the LOC119121842 gene encoding CMRF35-like molecule 5 isoform X5: MEILFLVIAFLMHGTANTETEVTGISGENIIITCSRYDLFNYIKYFCEKNCGHDDDVLIKSKWMRWYSKGRYSIIDDGKTFRVKISQLTKKDAGTYWCGWDQPDLIDNYEKVVLTVREGTTKAPKQDKPATNPTEQFRPSTPSSKPDRDSTAKQDKPTTNPTEQFHQSTQSSMKPLYIGAILGVITLTLALVLLIYFKKQKRKISTYSEKAMDETPGYATVSGEKIKSSDALPSSTAQSQDTSKYSDSLISPDSLVYSTVSHSHMNSSQVSKQSPNVTYATILITNESESVYCNV, encoded by the exons ATGGAGATACTTTTCCTTGTAATCGCATTTCTTATGCATG GGACAGCAAACACGGAGACGGAAGTCACAGGAATATCTGGGGAAAACATTATAATAAC ATGCTCTCGCTACGATCTATTTAATTACATCAAATACTTCTGCGAGAAAAACTGTGGTCATGATGACGATGTCCTAATAAAAAGCAAGTGGATGAGATGGTATTCAAAAGGAAGATACAGCATAATAGATGATGGaaaaacattcagagttaAAATCTCTCAGCTGACAAAGAAAGATGCTGGTACCTACTGGTGTGGATGGGATCAACCGGATCTAATAGATAATTACGAAAAAGTTGTCCTCACTGTCAGAGAAG GAACAACAAAAGCacccaaacaagacaagccaGCAACAAACCCAACTGAGCAATTTCGTCCAAGTACTCCATCCTCTA AGCCTGATCGCGACAGCACTG caaaacaagacaagccaACAACAAACCCAACTGAGCAATTTCATCAAAGTACCCAATCCTCTA TGAAACCATTGTACATTGGAGCAATCCTTGGAGTAATCACACTCACCCTGGCATTAGTTCTTCTCATATActtcaaaaagcaaaaaaggaaGATTAGCACATATTCTG AAAAAGCAATGGACGAGACCCCAGGGTATGCAACGGTTTCCGGAGAAAAGATCAAATCATCTGATGCCCTGCCGTCATCTACAGCTCAAAGCCAGGATACCAGCAAATATAGTGATTCCCTGATTTCCCCAGACAGTCTAGTCTATTCCACTGTCAGCCACAGCCATATGAACAGCAGCCAGGTCTCCAAACAGTCTCCAAACGTGACATACGCCACCATTCTCATCACAAATGAATCTGAATCAGTGTACTGCAATGTCTGA
- the LOC119121842 gene encoding CMRF35-like molecule 8 isoform X10, translated as MKILFLVIAFLMHGTANTETEFTGISGENIIITCSRDDRSDDIKYFCEKNCKYADDVLIKSKGRRWYSKGRYSIIDYGKTFRVNISQLTKKDTGTYWCGWEQWIKDDYEKVVLTVREGTTKAPKQDKPATNPTEQFRPSTPSSKPDRDSTDKPTTNPTEQFHQSTQSSMKPLYIGAILGVITLTLALVLLIYFKKQKRKISTYSEKAMDETPGYATVSGEKIKSSDALPSSTAQSQDTSKYSDSLISPDSLVYSTVSHSHMNSSQVSKQSPNVTYATILITNESESVYCNV; from the exons ATGAAGATACTTTTCCTTGTAATCGCATTTCTTATGCATG GGACAGCAAACACGGAGACTGAATTCACAGGAATATCTGGGGAAAACATTATAATAACATGCTCTCGCGACGATCGATCTGATGACATCAAATACTTCTGCGAGAAAAACTGTAAATATGCTGACGATGTCCTAATAAAAAGCAAAGGGAGGAGATGGTATTCAAAAGGAAGATACAGCATAATAGATTATGGaaaaacattcagagttaACATCTCTCAGCTGACAAAGAAGGATACTGGTACCTACTGGTGTGGATGGGAACAATGGATTAAAGATGATTACGAAAAGGTTGTCCTCACTGTCAGAGAAG GAACAACAAAAGCacccaaacaagacaagccaGCAACAAACCCAACTGAGCAATTTCGTCCAAGTACTCCATCCTCTA AGCCTGATCGCGACAGCACTG acaagccaACAACAAACCCAACTGAGCAATTTCATCAAAGTACCCAATCCTCTA TGAAACCATTGTACATTGGAGCAATCCTTGGAGTAATCACACTCACCCTGGCATTAGTTCTTCTCATATActtcaaaaagcaaaaaaggaaGATTAGCACATATTCTG AAAAAGCAATGGACGAGACCCCAGGGTATGCAACGGTTTCCGGAGAAAAGATCAAATCATCTGATGCCCTGCCGTCATCTACAGCTCAAAGCCAGGATACCAGCAAATATAGTGATTCCCTGATTTCCCCAGACAGTCTAGTCTATTCCACTGTCAGCCACAGCCATATGAACAGCAGCCAGGTCTCCAAACAGTCTCCAAACGTGACATACGCCACCATTCTCATCACAAATGAATCTGAATCAGTGTACTGCAATGTCTGA
- the LOC119121842 gene encoding CMRF35-like molecule 8 isoform X3, which produces MEILFLVIAFLMHGTANTETEVTGISGENIIITCSRDDRSDDIKYFCEKNCKYDDDVLIKSRGRRWYSKGRYSIIDDGKTFRVKISQLTKKDAGTYWCGWEQWIKDDYEKVVLTVREGTTKAPNKTTTNQTEQFRSSTPSSTKQDKPATNPTEQFRPSTPSSTKQDKPTTNPTEQFHQSTQSSMKPLYIGAILGVITLTLALVLLIYFKKQKRKISTYSEKAMDETPGYATVSGEKIKSSDALPSSTAQSQDTSKYSDSLISPDSLVYSTVSHSHMNSSQVSKQSPNVTYATILITNESESVYCNV; this is translated from the exons ATGGAGATACTTTTCCTTGTAATCGCATTTCTTATGCATG GGACAGCAAACACGGAGACGGAAGTCACAGGAATATCTGGGGAAAACATTATAATAACATGCTCTCGCGACGATCGATCTGATGACATCAAATACTTCTGCGAGAAAAACTGTAAATATGATGACGATGTCCTAATAAAAAGCAGAGGGAGGAGATGGTATTCAAAAGGAAGATACAGCATAATAGATGATGGaaaaacattcagagttaAAATCTCTCAGCTGACAAAGAAGGATGCTGGTACCTACTGGTGTGGATGGGAACAATGGATTAAAGATGATTACGAAAAGGTTGTCCTCACTGTCAGAGAAG GAACAACAAAAGCACCcaacaagacaacaacaaaccaAACTGAGCAATTTCGTTCAAGTACTCCATCCTCTA ccaaacaagacaagccaGCAACAAACCCAACTGAGCAATTTCGTCCAAGTACTCCATCCTCTA caaaacaagacaagccaACAACAAACCCAACTGAGCAATTTCATCAAAGTACCCAATCCTCTA TGAAACCATTGTACATTGGAGCAATCCTTGGAGTAATCACACTCACCCTGGCATTAGTTCTTCTCATATActtcaaaaagcaaaaaaggaaGATTAGCACATATTCTG AAAAAGCAATGGACGAGACCCCAGGGTATGCAACGGTTTCCGGAGAAAAGATCAAATCATCTGATGCCCTGCCGTCATCTACAGCTCAAAGCCAGGATACCAGCAAATATAGTGATTCCCTGATTTCCCCAGACAGTCTAGTCTATTCCACTGTCAGCCACAGCCATATGAACAGCAGCCAGGTCTCCAAACAGTCTCCAAACGTGACATACGCCACCATTCTCATCACAAATGAATCTGAATCAGTGTACTGCAATGTCTGA
- the LOC119121842 gene encoding CMRF35-like molecule 9 isoform X1, whose amino-acid sequence MEILFLVIAFLMHGTANTETEVTGISGENIIITCSRDDRSDDIKYFCEKNCKYDDDVLIKSRGRRWYSKGRYSIIDDGKTFRVKISQLTKKDAGTYWCGWEQWIKDDYEKVVLTVREGTTKAPNKTTTNQTEQFRSSTPSSTKQDKPATNPTEQFRPSTPSSKPDRDSTAKQDKPTTNPTEQFHQSTQSSMKPLYIGAILGVITLTLALVLLIYFKKQKRKISTYSEKAMDETPGYATVSGEKIKSSDALPSSTAQSQDTSKYSDSLISPDSLVYSTVSHSHMNSSQVSKQSPNVTYATILITNESESVYCNV is encoded by the exons ATGGAGATACTTTTCCTTGTAATCGCATTTCTTATGCATG GGACAGCAAACACGGAGACGGAAGTCACAGGAATATCTGGGGAAAACATTATAATAACATGCTCTCGCGACGATCGATCTGATGACATCAAATACTTCTGCGAGAAAAACTGTAAATATGATGACGATGTCCTAATAAAAAGCAGAGGGAGGAGATGGTATTCAAAAGGAAGATACAGCATAATAGATGATGGaaaaacattcagagttaAAATCTCTCAGCTGACAAAGAAGGATGCTGGTACCTACTGGTGTGGATGGGAACAATGGATTAAAGATGATTACGAAAAGGTTGTCCTCACTGTCAGAGAAG GAACAACAAAAGCACCcaacaagacaacaacaaaccaAACTGAGCAATTTCGTTCAAGTACTCCATCCTCTA ccaaacaagacaagccaGCAACAAACCCAACTGAGCAATTTCGTCCAAGTACTCCATCCTCTA AGCCTGATCGCGACAGCACTG caaaacaagacaagccaACAACAAACCCAACTGAGCAATTTCATCAAAGTACCCAATCCTCTA TGAAACCATTGTACATTGGAGCAATCCTTGGAGTAATCACACTCACCCTGGCATTAGTTCTTCTCATATActtcaaaaagcaaaaaaggaaGATTAGCACATATTCTG AAAAAGCAATGGACGAGACCCCAGGGTATGCAACGGTTTCCGGAGAAAAGATCAAATCATCTGATGCCCTGCCGTCATCTACAGCTCAAAGCCAGGATACCAGCAAATATAGTGATTCCCTGATTTCCCCAGACAGTCTAGTCTATTCCACTGTCAGCCACAGCCATATGAACAGCAGCCAGGTCTCCAAACAGTCTCCAAACGTGACATACGCCACCATTCTCATCACAAATGAATCTGAATCAGTGTACTGCAATGTCTGA
- the LOC119121842 gene encoding CMRF35-like molecule 6 isoform X14: MKILFLVIAFLMHGTANTETEFTGISGENIIITCSRDDRSDDIKYFCEKNCKYADDVLIKSKGRRWYSKGRYSIIDYGKTFRVNISQLTKKDTGTYWCGWEQWIKDDYEKVVLTVREGTTKAPKQDKPATNPTEQFRPSTPSSNKPTTNPTEQFHQSTQSSMKPLYIGAILGVITLTLALVLLIYFKKQKRKISTYSEKAMDETPGYATVSGEKIKSSDALPSSTAQSQDTSKYSDSLISPDSLVYSTVSHSHMNSSQVSKQSPNVTYATILITNESESVYCNV, encoded by the exons ATGAAGATACTTTTCCTTGTAATCGCATTTCTTATGCATG GGACAGCAAACACGGAGACTGAATTCACAGGAATATCTGGGGAAAACATTATAATAACATGCTCTCGCGACGATCGATCTGATGACATCAAATACTTCTGCGAGAAAAACTGTAAATATGCTGACGATGTCCTAATAAAAAGCAAAGGGAGGAGATGGTATTCAAAAGGAAGATACAGCATAATAGATTATGGaaaaacattcagagttaACATCTCTCAGCTGACAAAGAAGGATACTGGTACCTACTGGTGTGGATGGGAACAATGGATTAAAGATGATTACGAAAAGGTTGTCCTCACTGTCAGAGAAG GAACAACAAAAGCacccaaacaagacaagccaGCAACAAACCCAACTGAGCAATTTCGTCCAAGTACTCCATCCTCTA acaagccaACAACAAACCCAACTGAGCAATTTCATCAAAGTACCCAATCCTCTA TGAAACCATTGTACATTGGAGCAATCCTTGGAGTAATCACACTCACCCTGGCATTAGTTCTTCTCATATActtcaaaaagcaaaaaaggaaGATTAGCACATATTCTG AAAAAGCAATGGACGAGACCCCAGGGTATGCAACGGTTTCCGGAGAAAAGATCAAATCATCTGATGCCCTGCCGTCATCTACAGCTCAAAGCCAGGATACCAGCAAATATAGTGATTCCCTGATTTCCCCAGACAGTCTAGTCTATTCCACTGTCAGCCACAGCCATATGAACAGCAGCCAGGTCTCCAAACAGTCTCCAAACGTGACATACGCCACCATTCTCATCACAAATGAATCTGAATCAGTGTACTGCAATGTCTGA
- the LOC119121842 gene encoding uncharacterized protein LOC119121842 isoform X16: MEILFLVIAFLMHGTANTETEVTGISGENIIITCSRDDRSDDIKYFCEKNCKYDDDVLIKSRGRRWYSKGRYSIIDDGKTFRVKISQLTKKDAGTYWCGWEQWIKDDYEKVVLTVREGTTKAPKQDKPATNPTEQFRPSTPSSMKPLYIGAILGVITLTLALVLLIYFKKQKRKISTYSEKAMDETPGYATVSGEKIKSSDALPSSTAQSQDTSKYSDSLISPDSLVYSTVSHSHMNSSQVSKQSPNVTYATILITNESESVYCNV, from the exons ATGGAGATACTTTTCCTTGTAATCGCATTTCTTATGCATG GGACAGCAAACACGGAGACGGAAGTCACAGGAATATCTGGGGAAAACATTATAATAACATGCTCTCGCGACGATCGATCTGATGACATCAAATACTTCTGCGAGAAAAACTGTAAATATGATGACGATGTCCTAATAAAAAGCAGAGGGAGGAGATGGTATTCAAAAGGAAGATACAGCATAATAGATGATGGaaaaacattcagagttaAAATCTCTCAGCTGACAAAGAAGGATGCTGGTACCTACTGGTGTGGATGGGAACAATGGATTAAAGATGATTACGAAAAGGTTGTCCTCACTGTCAGAGAAG GAACAACAAAAGCacccaaacaagacaagccaGCAACAAACCCAACTGAGCAATTTCGTCCAAGTACTCCATCCTCTA TGAAACCATTGTACATTGGAGCAATCCTTGGAGTAATCACACTCACCCTGGCATTAGTTCTTCTCATATActtcaaaaagcaaaaaaggaaGATTAGCACATATTCTG AAAAAGCAATGGACGAGACCCCAGGGTATGCAACGGTTTCCGGAGAAAAGATCAAATCATCTGATGCCCTGCCGTCATCTACAGCTCAAAGCCAGGATACCAGCAAATATAGTGATTCCCTGATTTCCCCAGACAGTCTAGTCTATTCCACTGTCAGCCACAGCCATATGAACAGCAGCCAGGTCTCCAAACAGTCTCCAAACGTGACATACGCCACCATTCTCATCACAAATGAATCTGAATCAGTGTACTGCAATGTCTGA